DNA from Garra rufa chromosome 5, GarRuf1.0, whole genome shotgun sequence:
ATCAGTTCTTTACAACATTAAGCATACCCCCTTTGTCAAGGTtcacacatccgctgtgttctcaggtcccgtgatgtgtgtgtgtgactgtggtgtacgtcatgctcatcagcgcagctgccgatcgttacactcaccaggtgccactcatttacgatctctacataaactcactcatTCCTCTGTTCCCCGTCAGATGATTCTTCTAGTTCACTGTCACCGTGCTGTTCGTGTACCTTGGAGTTCGTGTTCGTGGAGTTCGTGTCAGTCTGGATGTGTATGTGATTGTCTACGTGGGAATTCTGTGACTGTGTCTCGTTTGTGTgttcaccgtcacctggatcttcACCGGACATCACCAGCACCATCTTAcccctgcctcacccaaccgAGAGACATTCATTCACCAGTTTGTATCATCATCATACTGCAATAAACTGGTTTACACTGCTTTTGCTTCCCTTTGCTTATTCACCCTTTACAGAATCATCTGACCaacatggaagcagcaggcacgcCTCAACCCACACAGGAGGAATTTATGCAGGCTTGTGTCTCTCGGTTGGATGGTCAAGCTCAGGCTATTGGAGCACTTGTGGGCCAGGTGTCCGAGCTCAACCAACGGATGCAACAACTTCGACTTCCCGCTGCGCCACCCACGCCGCCCGCCCCGCTCGTTCTTCCTACATCATCTGGCGCAACCCCACAGTAcgagccccgccttcccaccCCGGTGATCTACactggtgagccgaacttctgccgagctttcctcgctAGGTGTTCGATGCATTTCGCATTACAACCGCGTACGTTCACTAgcgaggagagcaaggtggcgttcgtgctcaccTTACTGTCTGGGAGGGCGGcactgtggggaacggcggtgtgggagaatcagGATCCTTGTTGTTCCTCGTTCACGACACTCGCCGAcgagatgaagagggtgtttgaccgcgcggtcaccGGGAGAGAGGCCGCGCGAGTCTTGGCGGATCTCAagcagggggagagatccgtctcggaTTACTCCATCGATTtccgcaccctggcggcggagtgtcagtggaacgaggaggcgcagtgggacatgttcctgcatgggttggctgaccgcgtccagaagGAGATTTATGCCCTGGAGCTACCCGCCACCTTGGACGGCCTCATCAGTCTGGCCATGCGGGTAGATTCTCAACTCTCCCGGgccgagcggcggtggttacCCGCTCGGTTCCCCCCTGTGGAGAGAGGaccacctcgagccagcggcTCGGCAACCACTGGCAACCACAGTGAGAGTATCTCATTCTACATTTTGGACTCCCCCCTTGCACCCATTGTCTTAAGACACCCCTGGTTCACCAAGCATAATCCCCGTATCGATTGGCagcttaagtctgtgtctgagtggagcattaagtgtcatgaatcttgtcttgtgtctgcttgtccgtctgtttctagctctgtgtttcaggagaaggcggcggatctgtgtaacgtgcccgcggagtacctcgacctgaaggaagtgttcagtaagtctcgggctgcttctctccctcctcatcgtccctatgactgtactatagagttactgccagttacgtctccgcctaagggcaaactttattcactctcagtccctgagagagaggctatggagaaatatatttctgattctctagcagcggggttcattcgcccctcctcttcaccagcgggggcggggttcttttttgtggggaagaaagacggatctctgcggCCTTGTATTGACTACCGAGGGCTGaacaatattacggtaaagaatacttatcctttacgttaatatcttcagcctttgagaggttgcagggagcgtcggtctttacaaaattggatttaaggaatgcttatcatttggtccgcatcaggaggggtgatgaatggaagaccgccttcaacacccccagggggcactttgaatacttggtcatgcccttcggcttgtccaactccccaggggtcttccaggcactTGTTAATGACGTGTTGCGagatatggtcgatcagttcatatatgtctacctggacgacatattgattttttcttcttctctccagaaACATGTgcaacacgtcagacgagtgcttcagaggctgctagagaatgggctttttgtcaaggcggagaaatgcgattttcatgcacagtctgttcctttcttagggtacatcgtgtcgtctgagggtatgtgcatggatcccgagaaggttaaggctgtggtggattggccaagcccagattcctgtaaggccctacagaggtttctggggtttgccaatttctaccggcgtttcattcgcaacttcagccaactagccgcgcctctgactgccttgacctcccccagaacgacgttcaggtggtcagacgcagccgaggctgcgtttgccaacctcaaaagccactttgtttcggctcccatcctggtaacccctgatccatcacgtcagttcatGGTGGAGGTCAATGCGTCAGAGGtaggggtaggtgcggtgctttcacagcgctcacccgcggacgacaagatgcatccctgcgcgtttttttcacatCGTATGTCGCCAGCCGaagcaaattatgatattggtaacagagagttgttggcagtcaagctagcattggaagaatggcgccactggttagaagggtcgggggtaccttttatcgtttggaccgatcataagaaccTGGAATATATCAGAACcgctaaaagactgaactctaggcaggctcggtgggctctttttttcggacgttttgattttacactctcgtaccgcccgggttccaaaaatatcaaacccgattctttgtcacgtatttttgaccgctccgatcgcccgtctactcccgagggtatttttcctgagacacttattgtctctgccctcaattgggaggtcgaatcgaaggttaagacagccttacatggggtaacgcctccggccggttgcccacctaaccgtttgtttgtgccagacagtctacggtccgaagttatccagtggggacattgttccaatgtggcttgtcatccaggggtaagtcgcaccttacatttggttagacaaagattttggtggccacttatggctcgtgatgttcacagttttgttttggcttgctcagtttgtgccactggtaagacttctaacagacccccagatgggctcctccaaccgctgccaatcccttcgagaccctggtcccatatcgcactagattttgtcaccgccctcccaccctcccagggtaacacggtagttttgaccgtggtggaccgattctcgaaggcggttcattttattcccttgcccaaattaccttcagccaaggagacagcgttggcagtcgtggaccacgtctttcggttacatggcctcccgacagacgtggtctccgacagaggaccccaatttgtgtccaaattttggcgagagttttgtagacttctgggggccactgttagtctctcttcggggttccaccctcaaagcaatgggcaaactgagagagccaaccaagatttggagagagcattacgatgtatggtcaccagaaatccttcctcctggagccaacaactttctatggtggagtacgcccacaattcgttgccagtatcttccacgggcctatccccatttgaatgtagcatagggtaccagccacctatttttcccagtctggaatccgaagtctggactctaggcgaaggggacgcggatttcagtacttggtggactgggaaggttacggtccggaggagagaagttgggtgcctgccagagacatcctggatcactcccttattgatgacttcAATCAGCAGGTACTGatggctgggaacgtcaggggacgttcctaagggagggggtactgtcacggttcacacatccgctgtgttctctggtcccgtgatgtgtgtgtgtgactgtggtgtacgtcatgctcatcagcgcagctgccgatcgttacactcaccaggtgccactcatttacgatctctacataaactcactcatTCCTCTGTTCCCCGTCAGATGATTCTTCTAGTTCACTGTCACCGTGCTGTTCGTGTACCTTGGAGTTCGTGTTCGTGGAGTTCGTGTCAGTCTGGATGTGTATGTGATTGTCTACGTGGGAATTCTGTGACTGTGTCTCGTTTGTGTgttcaccgtcacctggatcttcACCGGACATCACCAGCACCATCTTAcccctgcctcacccaaccgAGAGACATTCATTCACCAGTTTGTATCATCATCATACTGCAATAAACTGGTTTACACTGCTTTTGCTTCCCTTTGCTTATTCACCCGTTACACCCTTGTTATTATGGGTATAAATAACATCGTCTCCGCCATATCTGGTGACTACCTATAATAGCAGACAAGGAACAAAACTTTGCTAGCCGTTTAGCTCTCTTTTTGGGCATCCCAAGTTGTTGAAGCCCTCTTACAACCAGCCTATGTGCATGTCCTAAACTGCCAAATATGAAGACAGACGACATCGATAACCTATCTCAAGAATAGTATTTAAGAGCGGTTGATATTTAATGACTTTGGTCATAAAAGCTTCCTACATACTAGAGTCAAAGGTACATGCAACCTCCAAAACATACACCTCTCTACACTCCTCATTTATCACAACAACATCTGGTGTATTTGCagacaaatgtgaaaatatttcGGAATTACTATTAAAACACTTAAACATAGATGCTTTTACACAAGAATGTTTATATGTTTTCACTGAAGATGGTAGATACTTTAACACATCTTTCACTATAAGATCCACTATTCTATCATGACGCGCTATGTACATTCCCTTGTAAGCATGGCAGCCATTCAAGATATGTGGCAATGTTTCAGTGATCTGTTCTGTAGTGTGATGCAAACAATAAGGAACCTGAGTTGTAGGATACCAAATAGAAAGGTTAAGTCTAGTAGGAAGAACTTGTAATCTAGCCTtaactgtaaaaataataatgtctTCGCTAAGTGCAGTATTCTTAAGAAATGAGTGTGAAACAGAATGATCAGCAGAAGGAAGGCATGCAAGTTTTCCCTGAAGTTTCAGTCCAGTCCAGTGCTGTTTTTGGTAATGTTGCTGTAGATCCAAGAGAGTTCGCCGGGCACTTTCAGATGTCAACGAGTAACTATAACCACCATATGTGGCTATTGCCTTGACATAAGTCCGGGGGTCAGTAATAACATCCTCTGAAACTCCCATGATCTCAGAGTCAGACCGCACCCACTCCAATGATACTCCAGTTCGAACACAGAGATCGTTCAGGTCCGGCCAATCCGACCAGACACCAAAACCAGCAGAATGACTGTCGAGTTTCCCACTGGGTTTTCTTTTGAAACCAAGGAAGTGGGGTTCTGACTCTCCGGCCAGTGGGACCTTGCGCTTCCTTAGATCCAAAAAGAGGGACGATCGAGCCCCACACCACAGCCCTCAAACTCAATGATGTGAGGAGACACACGTGTTTTTGCGTCAAACTGGACAAAAGACCTAAAATATACACATAAAGTGCACTTACATTCTTCATTGCTTGAGTTAAGAATGTGCAGCACGCAATATGGCGGAATACTCCCGCCTTTTATATAAAAAGAGCCAATCTTAATTGGTAGGGACTGCACATGATGTGCATTGGCTGGTCTAGCttggaaaataatattttcttaagGCTATATATGAGCATTAGAAAACAATATTCATAAGACAATTGTTGTCAGAATTCATTAATGAAATGACTTGGCATTTGTTTCCACGCATCTCGATACACACTACACAAAATAAAAGCCTTTTCCTGTAAAATAAGGAATATATCCATATGTTGGACAGGATTAAAATGAACTCGGTACAAAAGCCCGCGAAAAACAACAGGCCAAACGCGAAGGCGAAAAGATGATGTTATATCTAATGACCACAAGACGGCCCCAAAATCAAAAACATCATAGAATGGAGATTCTCCAGAATCACGTGTCTCCTCACGTCATGTTTGTAGTTATTTTAGAATAATGAGCATTTGCGTAGTTTGAAATCAAATGACCAGGACAAAACCTAATTTGTAGagaataatttattaattcattgGAACAGAAGCAATCACAGTTGTAATCACGTCTGTGGTATGGTAGATTTGATTATTAACAATCATCAATTTGTTGATTAAAAACACTCATAAAGTGAATTCCTGCCAAAAACACCAGAAGTGACCTCTTTAAAGTGGTTTTTTTACCAGAGGTAACTCTTAAGGATGACTCTGGGTGACAGCTATCCTAAACTACTGCGCCTCTCTTCTTTTCTTTAATCATCCAATAAGAATCCTCCTTCCCGTATAGGAGGCGGGACTATAATTTTTACAGCCAATCGGAGAGAAAAGGCTTTTCTCAACCGTATTTGCATACACACTTTATAAAGGGGTTCACAGACttcactctcttaaagggacagttacaTACAAACACAAACCCGTGTCCTATTGAAGCAGGTTAAtaaagatttataaatatattcagTAACCATATTTTACCCTGGGTTAcaataatgtttaataatataataataatatttagttttttattaatttcaaaaaatttaattTCCTTGTAGAATTTTTTGGAAGCCACTGAAGTATAACAGGAaacaatgtaatatttaattctgAAGTTTAACTTTTTAAATACATCCTTTGTATGCATTTGGAAAACACTGTTGCACACTCTCAAAAATTATAATAGAGAATTCTGACAGTCTGAAATTTCCACCACAACTTATCGACACAGAAAACAGTTTACTTCTGTgctgaaaaataaggtggataatttGTAGCCTCTTTTAGGGTTTTACATAAAAAATCTACTTATAAATGTAAAACTagactttaaatttaaattttttactgACTTGTGAAattgtagcaaaaaaataaaaataaaattgctcTAACAACAGTTGATGAAAAATCAATAACATCAGCATTCTGTACCAAAACGTTTTATACTGACATACAGTGGACATACATGAGCATTTGCACTCAATTCAAATGACCAGGAAAAAACTTATTTAGAGAGAACTGTTTATCAATACATTGGAACAGAAGCAAAGCAATACAATATTTTAATCAGCAAAGTTGTAATCTGAGTTATGGTCAAATGGATTATTACTGATTATTTATAAGAATAAAGGAGCAGACCGGAACATGTTAAACATAAAGTTACATGGTCTATGATGCTACAATGGGTTAAATTTTAAAGTAGACTCGCTGCCTTACGTTGCATCACAATCAGCTCGGTTAATAAAATATGCATGAAATTAGACATTTTTAGTGAGTTCTTGCCTAAAACAAGAAAATCTGACACTGGTGTCAGAAAAGCAGtcttgttttccctttgaatgATGCTGAATTTTTTGAGCCCACTGGCAAATATTGTGATATTTTAACAAATTTTGATACAAAAATAAGAAACACCTTAAGTTATGTTGCTTCACAAGTAAATGCATCCATATTTAATAATGTTTATATTTGCACCTaaaaatactaaggaagaaaaTTTATTTTTACTAGCTTCTGGTTATTTTTAGTTGCATATAACCAACACTTATTGCATTAAATTGACATGTTTCAGTGTGTTAATATGGCTCACACTGATTGTGCTCAAATTCTGCACAATGTTTTGATGcatctttatattttttttaaatatttacatttaaaaataattttactgtatttttgctttttttgattATACAGTTTATTGAACATTGACAGAATACTATGACTTGAGTGCAagatttatacatttttacaaGTTTGTGGTTGGAAGGCACCTTCACATTTGTGCTTTCTGATAAGAAACGAATATCATGTAATGATATTAGTTTCTAAAATTCAAGGAAAAGAAAGATAGAAAATGTAAACATttgttattgtaatttttttgacCTTTTTTGTAATGTGGCCTTCATTTAACCTCAGGCCAAATGCTGAAATATGTTAGTTTAAATCTAAAGCAAAGTCTGGGACATTTAGTCAAAGTGTCTGGACTCTGTGGCATAAACGATaatgatagaaagaaagaaactatAAAATATAACTTAACTTGTTCAACATTTCACTTATGACTCATTTTTAACACTATTTTTTAACATAAAGTTTTTAGTTTTAACCCTTACCCACACACACATCTGGTAGCTTAAccttcagtatttttttttttctaattacaaAAGCATTGTGTGCTCTCTATGCGATTATATATGAGTTCATGTTCATCACCTCCACCCCTCATGATGATCTAGTGCCTATAAAAGAGCATCTTCTGCTTGGTATGAGACACAACAGCTACTGTTGTTATTGGTGAATCTCAGGATTTTACAAGACTAATCAAGAACAGTGAGTATATGTTTTAAAGCTTTTACAAAAGGCAATTAAAAGTCTTAATGTCTTTATATTTATAAGTGACAAAAGCAGAATGAATGAACTTTAGCTCTAATTAAAATGTGACTTGCAAACTATAGTGAAAACTACACTAGCAACTACACTTCAAAAATGggataattaagatttttttgatagatttttgatttttttctttttaaaagaagGCTTTtcagctcaccaaggctgcatttagttgatcaaaaatacagtaaaaagtttttttttaagttttattgtgAGAtactattacaatttatatagctgttttctatgtaagccgcactgaataaaaataaaaaaggtcattgggatttttatctcacaattcttttttttttacttttttctcgcaatttcgaatttacatctcacaattctgacttttttttctcagaacagtGAGATTAACAATTACATgttataaaaagtcagaattgctaggtataaactcagaattgcgagaattaaacactttttttccaCCGCAATTGCGACATTGTATCTCGcaataatgactttttttctcagaattgtgagatataaacttgcaattgcgagttataaagtccagttctgaggagaaaaaaagactatgCTCACAGAattgcttgcagaaaaaggcagaattgcgagtttgtatcacccaattctgagaaaaaaaaaatctgaatttaaagatgtttttttattttttttttatttagtggcggaaacaggcttccatagttttctgtgtgaatatagtgtaaaatgtaattgattgcttgcTATTATCTTTTATTATTCCAAACTGTCATATAATATTCATCTTTTCGTCAAAGAATTCAGAtgaaaaattatttcatttatttattttaaatttttccaTTTAGTTTGTAACTCTCTTTGGTGTAGAAAACCCTTTTCTGTACAATACATCTAATTATGCATTATCTTTATTTATAGGATGTTttgacaattaaaaaatatttaatgttatgttattttaataaatgtaatcacattttataattttaaaatagaaaaatattatagttttaaaataaaatacagcaactattttgtgtttgtatattttaataattcaagcaTTTTTTAAGTACCTCTTCATAAACATACTGTGATTAATTGGGACACTTTTTCAcccctaaattaaaaaaaaaagctaattagtacttcaagcactttgtaGAAACCCTGTTTAGAGTCTGTAAACTGGATACTTCTCAAAACTGATCACAGTTAAAAGACTAAATTGAGCTTAGATCTCAAATAAGCAAATGATGTTCAATTCAGTCTGTATGCCTTTTGCAGCAGTAGCTACGGTGAGGTGAGAATCAAACACTCTCTGAATAAGAATGAAGAGGTGTTTGTAGTCAAAAGAAGAAAAACTGTTCTAAAAAGCCTGCAGAAACTCAAGATACACTGCAGTCAGGTAAAATATCCTATATTTTTTAtatctacactgtaaaacgttttcaccagatttaacttaaaaacctaagttcagcagctgccttaagttaagtcagcttaaaactacaagtcattttaactttaaacttttaaaaatgtgttgatttaacttgtgagtttaaattaattaagttgatttaacttcactttttaaggcagctgctacacttaagtttttaagttgaacctagtgaaaactttttacagtgtatggctGCTATTATTCCTCCAAATGGTGTTGTAGATgatgaatatttttatttcaggatAAAGTGCCAAACATTGCATTACTGGGTTCTGGAGGAGGACAAAGAGCCATGGTGGGTTTGCTGGGATCCCTGGGTGAGCTTGATAAAGCGGGTCTTCTGGACTCCATCCTTTATCTGAGCGGAGTCTCTGGATCCACCTGGTATGAACTCTGAGAAACAACAAACACAGAGAGATTGAATTGGGTTGAATGTCAAAATGTCAGCAGTGTGTTCTTCTCTGAAGGTGCATGGCCTCCTTATACCAAGAACCAGACTGGTCCACCAAACTACAGACTGTGAAAGACAAAATCATCAAGAGACTCAACGGTCCAGGAGTCAGCTGGGGAGATGCATTTGCCAAACTGAAGAAGTATTACTATGAGAAGGACATCTTCAGCTTGACTGACCTCTGGGCAGTGTTGGTCGACACAACATGTGTGAAAGAGGTCTGTAAACAGTCATACCACAGCCAGAGTTgccactcttaaaaattaaaattcatatGGCACTGAAACCCTACTGTAATTGTTAAAGGGgacctattatgctttttcacttttaatttttttgtgtgtatgtttggctattaaaaaaaatctacaaagttacaaatctcaaagtccactccaaagagagatatttagataaaaaaaaataaataaataaataaaaactttcaaAAACTAAAGTGAATGGCTTTTTTGGCTCCTTTTGCTAGAGCTGAAGCTGGTTTCGggcatataaataattaaataaatgagcacaataatgataatatcatgtatcacgatctctcaggctgacaatagaaccaacactactgtagcgtattatttactcaccctccatgcatcctaggtgtatatgacttccttctttcagacgaatgcaatcagagttatattaaaaataatcctggcactcccaagctttagaacggcatagacaagtcCAAACCAACTCGATCCATAggaaaaagtgcctcacatggctccggaggggtcagtaaaTGCCACCTTTCGCGATCCGACGTGTTTTTGTATCCAtaatgtccatatttaaaacataagaatttcTTTAATCTAGTTTGTACAGTGgtacacagaacttgctgctttgggaaggggcgtggcaggactgaaacactGTCTAAGCTGTTGGCCTATtgcaaccatagactgtaaaaaatatggacgtagtgtccgtgacgtcatccgtaggtttctggagagcgattttgaagcctatagtgggcgggattcgccgttgccatcttggaatcgctggttgctgaaaccacgcccactttttttttctgctgtaaagttgggcattttaacatggggagtcactgggactgactcccttttgcagccagtctctagcggccagtcgatgaattgcagtttaagccacttccgtgttggtttataatagagagagcgggaggtttcTGCTTGattgcaatgcagtgggactggtAATCAATTACAACACATTTAATTTTTCAGAAAGgctaattgagccatttgtgccagcctggggagaaagctgtTGTAATAaggtaaattatgtgaaaaacaatgcgtttttcgaaccaccaagcatgagagcatgttcttaGTGCaccccagaaaacaaaatatagactttgtaaaagagcataataggacccctttaagatttCCAGAGATCAGCATTCTGACATAAAACGGATCAAACGTCAGGCGTAGAGCCTTGAAACTTTGAGGGAAGGTAGTACCCACCATATCTACGACTTCACCAAGATGGGCAATACCACTTATTTACTAAGAGTATAAAGGGTAATGATGCCCGCTTaactttacttttgaaatgtattttaacattCAATATGCCTTAATTGCTATTAGGTATATTTTTGGAAACATTGAAATCTACAAATAGCTGAACTATGGTCACTTTAGTAAAAACCATGGTATATTTTCACAAGGGACTGCCAGTGACAGGCAGTTGACCATATGcat
Protein-coding regions in this window:
- the LOC141334967 gene encoding cytosolic phospholipase A2 gamma-like — encoded protein: MEAAGTPQPTQEEFMQACVSRLDGQAQAIGALVGQVSELNQRMQQLRLPAAPPTPPAPLVLPTSSGATPQYEPRLPTPVIYTGEPNFCRAFLARCSMHFALQPRTFTSEESKVAFVLTLLSGRAALWGTAVWENQDPCCSSFTTLADEMKRVFDRAVTGREAARVLADLKQGERSVSDYSIDFRTLAAEYDSSSSLSPCCSCTLEFVFVEFVSSYGEVRIKHSLNKNEEVFVVKRRKTVLKSLQKLKIHCSQDKVPNIALLGSGGGQRAMVGLLGSLGELDKAGLLDSILYLSGVSGSTWCMASLYQEPDWSTKLQTVKDKIIKRLNGPGVSWGDAFAKLKKYYYEKDIFSLTDLWAVLVDTTCVKEIDEQALTEQRDQHNKDPFPIYTVIDKQFQQASKDAHLSADPWFEINPHEAGYSLTGAFVDTSDFGSPFHEGSKKDEEGEFDMLYLQGLCGSAIADEQQIKEYLLQNLKESGGESLMKEENEDFENTSKVISPTEDKSYQVLMDLVDMNLCALEGKDTSGLDESIRKNLNDAVANICKCIPQWIWGRKYNFLHNMTDGAVPAALLQNETRDYIDAGLLNNSPYFSVLRKDRDIDLIISLDFSAGDPFMTVNNAAATCRKLKIPFPEVKDTSQDKDKPKDFYVFKGKNVPTVIHIPLFNVVNCGDKLTKWQEDYSTFQRSFDAEMITNLMEVAGKNISNNREKLLQEIRAAVEKKRNGRFTLNDK